In a genomic window of Azotosporobacter soli:
- a CDS encoding YgeY family selenium metabolism-linked hydrolase: MNRADKEEMAVDEARLQEGCQALIQAPGTAGQEQEAAAVLLELMKEAGFDRVWSDGVGNVIGEIKGAFPGAKVLFDAQLDTIPVSGSDQWKMDPYDGDVKEGRLYGRGAVGMKGALAAMVYGLAPLAAGKEKLAGTFYVSGSVGGEIFPGLGFSQVVHVVKPDVVVLGAPSDLQLAHGQRGRAEVSIATYGRAVHSACAEQGNNAVAAMQKLIGEMENIVTPRHRILGKGALCLTNIISAPYPAVGTVPHKCWATFDRYLLPGEGEQEALGPIHQVIATLQAEDETFRAEAELAQEGLECYTGQYLGSKRCFAAWLNEADGPFFSGAVAALAEAGIKAKPVVYPMATNGSYCAGILQLPTLGFGPGRPEDLHVVDEAVTLADLFSAARGYQALARHFLKKTAGGEK; the protein is encoded by the coding sequence ATGAACCGTGCGGATAAAGAAGAAATGGCCGTTGACGAAGCGCGCCTACAAGAGGGCTGTCAGGCGCTGATTCAGGCGCCGGGAACGGCGGGTCAGGAACAGGAAGCGGCGGCGGTGCTGCTCGAACTGATGAAAGAGGCCGGTTTCGACCGGGTCTGGAGTGACGGCGTGGGCAACGTCATCGGCGAAATCAAGGGCGCGTTTCCGGGAGCGAAAGTGCTCTTTGATGCGCAGCTCGACACTATTCCGGTCAGCGGCAGCGATCAGTGGAAGATGGATCCCTATGACGGCGACGTGAAGGAGGGGCGGCTTTATGGCCGCGGCGCAGTGGGCATGAAAGGTGCGCTGGCCGCGATGGTTTACGGCTTGGCGCCGCTGGCCGCCGGCAAGGAAAAACTGGCGGGAACGTTCTATGTCTCCGGCAGCGTCGGCGGCGAAATTTTTCCCGGGTTAGGCTTCAGCCAGGTCGTGCATGTCGTGAAGCCGGATGTCGTCGTTCTCGGCGCGCCGTCTGATCTGCAGTTGGCCCATGGGCAACGCGGCAGAGCGGAAGTGTCGATTGCCACCTATGGGCGAGCGGTCCATTCCGCCTGTGCGGAGCAAGGAAATAATGCCGTCGCTGCGATGCAAAAGCTGATCGGCGAAATGGAAAATATCGTGACGCCGCGCCATCGGATCTTGGGCAAGGGTGCGCTTTGCCTGACGAATATCATTTCCGCGCCGTATCCGGCGGTTGGCACGGTGCCGCATAAATGCTGGGCTACATTCGACCGCTATTTATTGCCGGGGGAAGGCGAGCAAGAGGCGCTGGGCCCTATTCATCAGGTGATCGCAACTCTGCAAGCGGAGGATGAGACTTTCCGGGCCGAGGCGGAGCTGGCGCAGGAGGGACTGGAGTGTTATACCGGACAGTATCTTGGCAGCAAACGATGTTTTGCGGCGTGGCTGAACGAAGCGGACGGGCCGTTTTTTAGCGGCGCAGTGGCGGCGCTTGCCGAAGCGGGCATCAAGGCGAAACCCGTCGTGTATCCGATGGCGACGAACGGCAGTTACTGCGCCGGAATTCTCCAGCTGCCGACGCTCGGTTTCGGACCGGGGCGGCCGGAAGATCTGCATGTGGTCGATGAAGCGGTGACGCTTGCGGATCTTTTTTCCGCCGCGCGCGGTTATCAGGCGCTGGCGCGGCATTTCTTGAAGAAGACAGCCGGAGGTGAAAAATGA
- a CDS encoding Crp/Fnr family transcriptional regulator produces MKNCDYLKAIPVFANLPDALLALIDQHTLERQLEKGETIFFEGEAGEGFHYVIAGQVKIIKTSEDGREHIIKVMQPGELFAEVLLFNSLPYPATAIAVESARVGMIRNVDLERLVLGNNQLALQLIKALSQRLLYAQQKIKNLALDDVLSRTAEVLLRLAGEQVGKEKTPEIKLDFSRQDLASLVGTTRETVTRTLSALKKDAIIDFEGSRIRLLDVDYLKSLVS; encoded by the coding sequence ATGAAAAACTGCGATTATCTAAAAGCGATTCCGGTATTCGCCAATTTGCCGGACGCATTGTTGGCGCTGATCGATCAACATACGTTGGAGCGGCAGTTGGAAAAAGGCGAAACGATCTTTTTCGAAGGGGAAGCCGGTGAAGGCTTTCATTACGTCATTGCGGGTCAGGTCAAGATCATCAAGACGTCAGAAGACGGCCGCGAACATATTATCAAAGTGATGCAGCCCGGAGAATTGTTTGCCGAGGTGTTGCTCTTTAACAGTCTGCCGTATCCGGCGACCGCGATCGCGGTGGAGAGCGCACGCGTCGGTATGATCAGAAACGTCGATCTCGAGCGCCTCGTCTTAGGTAATAATCAACTGGCGCTGCAATTGATCAAGGCGCTGAGTCAAAGGCTCTTGTATGCGCAGCAAAAAATCAAGAATCTGGCGCTCGACGACGTTTTGTCGCGTACCGCGGAAGTTCTCTTGCGTCTCGCCGGTGAACAGGTCGGCAAAGAGAAGACGCCGGAAATTAAGCTCGATTTTTCGCGTCAAGATCTGGCGAGCCTGGTCGGCACGACGCGTGAGACCGTGACGCGAACGCTCAGCGCGTTAAAAAAAGATGCAATCATCGATTTCGAAGGCAGTCGCATCCGTCTGCTTGACGTGGATTATTTGAAAAGTCTCGTATCGTAA
- the hcp gene encoding hydroxylamine reductase, with translation MGMFCYQCQETARGTGCSMRGVCGKTADVANLQDLLIHTLKGISAYNLAARQAGIAKPEVEKFIMESLFSTITNANFAKSDFVARIRRALAVRAALKKELEQAGKAIALTHDSALWFADTEAEMDAKAVSVGVLATENEDVRSLRELLIYGVKGMAAYAEHAYTLGYAQDEIFAFVDKALAATTDDTLNADALVGLVLECGKYGVDVMALLDKANTSTYGNPEITKVNIGVRNNPAILISGHDLKDLEELLEQTKESGVDVYTHGEMLPAHYYPAFKKYGNFIGNYGNAWWLQDKEFESFNGPILMTTNCLVPPKDSYKDRVYVTGVVGFDGLKQIADRASGKAKDFSALIEHAKRCAPPTELEQGEIVGGFAHNQVIALADKVVDAVKSGAIKRFFVMAGCDGRMKDRDYYREFAEALPKDTVILTAGCAKYRYNKLALGDIGGIPRVLDAGQCNDSYSLAVIALKLKEVFALSDINELPVSYNIAWYEQKAVIVLLALLSLGVKNIHLGPTLPAFLSPNVAKVLVETFGIAGIGSVEDDIKAFLG, from the coding sequence ATGGGAATGTTTTGCTATCAATGTCAGGAAACGGCACGGGGTACCGGCTGCAGCATGCGCGGCGTATGCGGAAAAACGGCGGATGTCGCGAATTTGCAGGATTTACTGATTCATACGTTAAAAGGGATTTCAGCCTATAATCTGGCGGCGCGCCAAGCGGGAATCGCGAAACCGGAAGTAGAAAAATTCATCATGGAGTCGCTCTTTTCAACGATTACCAATGCCAATTTCGCGAAAAGCGATTTTGTCGCACGTATCCGACGCGCTTTGGCGGTACGCGCTGCGCTTAAAAAAGAGCTCGAACAGGCAGGCAAGGCGATCGCATTGACGCATGACAGCGCGCTGTGGTTTGCCGATACGGAAGCGGAAATGGACGCCAAAGCGGTCAGCGTCGGCGTACTGGCGACGGAAAACGAAGATGTCCGTTCGCTGCGCGAACTTTTGATCTACGGCGTCAAGGGCATGGCAGCCTATGCGGAACATGCGTATACGCTTGGTTATGCACAGGACGAGATCTTTGCTTTCGTCGATAAGGCGCTCGCAGCGACGACGGACGATACGCTGAATGCGGACGCACTGGTCGGTTTGGTTCTGGAATGCGGTAAATACGGCGTCGACGTGATGGCGCTTTTGGATAAGGCCAACACTTCGACATACGGAAATCCGGAAATCACCAAGGTCAATATCGGCGTGCGGAACAATCCGGCCATTTTGATCAGCGGACATGACCTGAAGGATCTGGAAGAGCTGCTCGAACAGACCAAGGAGAGCGGCGTTGATGTCTATACGCACGGTGAGATGCTGCCGGCGCATTACTATCCGGCCTTTAAGAAGTACGGCAATTTCATCGGCAACTACGGCAACGCCTGGTGGCTTCAGGATAAGGAATTTGAAAGCTTCAACGGCCCGATTCTGATGACGACTAACTGCCTCGTACCGCCGAAAGACAGCTATAAAGACCGCGTCTATGTGACCGGTGTGGTGGGCTTTGACGGACTGAAACAGATCGCCGATCGCGCTTCGGGCAAGGCTAAAGATTTTTCTGCGCTGATCGAGCATGCGAAACGCTGTGCACCGCCTACCGAGTTGGAACAGGGCGAGATCGTCGGCGGTTTTGCGCACAACCAAGTGATCGCGTTGGCGGATAAAGTGGTTGACGCCGTGAAAAGCGGTGCGATCAAACGTTTCTTCGTCATGGCAGGCTGTGACGGACGGATGAAAGACCGCGATTACTATCGTGAGTTCGCCGAGGCGCTGCCGAAGGATACGGTAATCCTTACCGCCGGTTGTGCAAAATACCGCTACAACAAACTCGCGCTCGGCGATATCGGCGGCATTCCGCGCGTGCTTGACGCCGGACAGTGCAACGATTCCTATTCGCTGGCCGTCATCGCGCTGAAACTGAAGGAAGTGTTCGCGCTCAGCGACATCAATGAACTGCCTGTTTCCTATAACATCGCCTGGTATGAGCAAAAAGCGGTCATCGTCTTGCTGGCGCTGCTTTCGCTCGGCGTGAAAAACATCCACCTCGGCCCGACGCTGCCTGCGTTCCTCTCACCGAATGTCGCCAAAGTATTGGTCGAAACCTTCGGTATCGCCGGCATCGGCAGCGTGGAAGACGACATCAAAGCCTTTCTGGGCTAA
- a CDS encoding cell division protein FtsA produces the protein MDKKLLFALDIGTRSVIGLVGENKGGSIELLASERREHHTRAMLDGQIHDVPEVANVLAEVKKSLEAKHGPLRRVSVAAAGRALCTIRSSGELDVSTRGVLAASDERALELTAIQAAQHQLASSHTVDPTAYYCVGYSVVHFNLDGSRLKTLIGQRGKTANLELIATFLPRQVIDSLQSAIQQVGLEMSTMTLEPIAAINVLIPPTMRHLNLALVDVGAGTSDVAITKDGTVVGYGMVPCAGDEITEALSQRYLLDFNVAEKVKRQLNNVKAKKVSFTDILGMSHKIPTADITASITTQVGDLAQLIATQIMTLNNQPPQAVLLVGGGALTPLLPEAIAQALDIPGPRVAVRCPENVDGIHSIPPELCSPDAVTPLGILKLSAGHSLTFVNVTFNEQPLNLFNLGQLSVSDAMLAAGIDIRSLHGKPGFACTVSVNGKTRFFPGTHGQAGRLLLNGEEAAFQDLIKEGDVLEVVKGEDGAPPVVTVADAVTVPAPLAIEWQGQPCQLTALIQLNGKPVSADTKLTDRDKVTCKLPETLEEVLAALSVDSQPKEYQYQINGSDRSYSLQPTFLHNGQPAQLTDTVKSGDRIAMLSAPGPTVGDVLGLSKVDDESITVFFNGQPCNMPVRRYTFSLNGAAAQPDKEAPDGSQLEFSVSESSMPIISDVLLASRFDPRSLPKTGKVQLLLNGQPAEYTAVVKNGDKVSVTAQEAVVAANA, from the coding sequence ATGGATAAGAAATTACTTTTCGCTCTGGACATCGGCACCCGCAGCGTTATTGGGCTCGTTGGCGAAAACAAGGGCGGCAGCATCGAATTGCTGGCTTCGGAACGGCGTGAACATCATACCCGCGCTATGCTGGACGGCCAGATCCACGATGTGCCTGAAGTCGCCAACGTCTTGGCGGAAGTTAAAAAGAGTCTCGAAGCCAAACACGGGCCTTTGCGCCGCGTTTCAGTCGCCGCCGCCGGACGGGCGCTTTGTACGATTCGCAGCAGCGGCGAACTCGACGTTTCCACCCGCGGCGTCCTGGCCGCCTCGGATGAACGTGCGCTCGAGCTTACCGCGATCCAGGCGGCGCAGCACCAGCTGGCCTCTTCGCATACGGTAGACCCGACCGCTTATTACTGCGTAGGTTACAGCGTCGTTCATTTTAATTTGGACGGTTCGCGCCTCAAGACCCTGATCGGTCAACGCGGCAAGACCGCAAACCTGGAACTAATCGCCACCTTTTTGCCGCGCCAGGTCATCGACTCGCTGCAATCGGCGATTCAGCAGGTCGGTTTGGAAATGTCGACGATGACGCTGGAACCGATTGCCGCGATCAATGTCCTGATTCCCCCGACGATGCGTCACCTGAACCTGGCCTTGGTCGACGTCGGCGCAGGCACGTCCGACGTCGCGATCACCAAAGACGGTACCGTCGTCGGTTACGGCATGGTTCCCTGCGCGGGCGACGAAATCACCGAAGCTCTGTCACAGCGTTACCTGCTCGATTTTAACGTAGCGGAAAAAGTAAAACGCCAATTGAACAACGTCAAGGCAAAGAAAGTCTCTTTCACCGATATCCTTGGCATGTCGCACAAAATTCCGACGGCGGACATCACCGCCAGCATCACGACGCAAGTCGGCGATCTGGCGCAATTGATCGCCACGCAGATCATGACGCTGAACAACCAACCGCCGCAAGCGGTGCTGCTGGTCGGCGGCGGTGCGCTCACGCCGCTGCTGCCGGAAGCGATCGCCCAGGCACTCGACATCCCTGGCCCTCGCGTCGCGGTGCGCTGCCCGGAAAACGTCGACGGCATTCACAGCATTCCGCCTGAGCTCTGTTCGCCCGATGCGGTCACGCCGCTCGGCATCTTGAAGCTCTCCGCCGGCCATTCGCTGACCTTCGTCAATGTCACGTTCAACGAACAGCCGCTGAATCTTTTCAATCTCGGCCAGCTTTCGGTCTCGGATGCGATGCTGGCGGCCGGAATCGACATTCGCAGTCTGCACGGCAAACCCGGTTTCGCTTGCACGGTGTCGGTCAACGGCAAGACCCGCTTCTTCCCCGGTACGCACGGACAGGCGGGACGTCTGCTCTTGAACGGCGAGGAAGCCGCCTTTCAAGATCTCATCAAAGAAGGTGATGTGCTGGAAGTCGTAAAAGGCGAAGACGGTGCGCCGCCTGTCGTAACGGTCGCCGATGCGGTCACCGTTCCCGCGCCGCTCGCGATCGAGTGGCAAGGTCAGCCCTGTCAGCTTACCGCGCTCATCCAGTTGAACGGCAAGCCGGTTTCCGCGGATACCAAGCTGACAGATCGCGACAAAGTGACTTGCAAACTGCCGGAAACGCTTGAGGAGGTGCTGGCGGCGCTGAGCGTCGACAGCCAGCCAAAAGAATACCAGTACCAAATCAACGGCAGCGACCGCAGTTATTCTCTGCAGCCGACTTTCCTTCACAACGGCCAGCCCGCACAACTGACGGACACGGTCAAAAGCGGCGACCGCATCGCGATGTTGTCCGCCCCCGGGCCGACAGTCGGCGACGTGCTCGGCCTGAGCAAGGTAGACGACGAATCGATCACGGTGTTTTTCAACGGCCAGCCCTGCAACATGCCGGTGCGCCGTTATACGTTCAGCTTAAACGGGGCCGCCGCGCAACCGGACAAGGAAGCGCCGGACGGCAGCCAGCTCGAATTCTCGGTCAGCGAGTCCAGCATGCCGATCATCAGCGACGTGCTTTTGGCATCGCGCTTTGACCCGCGCAGCCTGCCGAAGACCGGCAAGGTACAGTTGCTGCTTAACGGGCAGCCCGCGGAGTACACCGCCGTCGTCAAGAACGGCGATAAGGTGTCCGTCACCGCCCAGGAAGCGGTTGTCGCAGCGAATGCCTGA
- a CDS encoding DegV family protein gives MTKVHIVVDSIAQCPPELFAQHENLYKVPLRVALGDTEWREDEISTTELFRREKETGLPIKTSQPSPGDWLQVLQPILDAGDEVVLITVSGGLSGTVQGARSAAAMLAKDRIFVVDSGTASIGEAYLVDVALKMADDGVGAREIAEHLAARAAATHTFLVPDTLEYLHKGGRIGGAAALFGSILQIRPVVYLVDGKVAVLDKVRTKQRAIKRMLAEVAKYDAFEYIGVGHIDAPEEGQALLEEVKLLFPGVPLKTADVGAVVGAHLGPGLVGIIFQERM, from the coding sequence GTGACTAAAGTACACATTGTGGTGGATAGTATAGCGCAATGCCCGCCGGAGCTGTTTGCGCAGCATGAAAATTTATATAAAGTGCCTTTGCGGGTTGCCTTGGGCGATACGGAATGGCGCGAGGACGAAATCAGCACGACGGAGCTGTTTCGCAGGGAAAAAGAAACCGGTTTGCCGATTAAGACGTCGCAGCCGTCGCCCGGCGACTGGCTGCAAGTGCTGCAGCCGATTCTCGACGCAGGCGATGAGGTGGTGTTAATCACCGTATCCGGCGGTCTGAGCGGCACGGTGCAGGGGGCGCGCAGCGCGGCTGCGATGCTGGCAAAAGACCGCATTTTTGTCGTCGATTCAGGCACGGCTTCGATTGGCGAAGCCTATTTAGTCGATGTCGCCTTGAAAATGGCCGATGACGGCGTCGGCGCGAGAGAAATTGCAGAACATCTTGCCGCACGCGCGGCGGCGACGCATACGTTTCTGGTACCGGATACGCTCGAATACCTGCATAAGGGCGGACGGATCGGCGGCGCGGCGGCACTGTTCGGTTCCATTTTGCAAATCCGTCCGGTGGTTTACCTGGTAGACGGCAAAGTCGCCGTTCTCGATAAGGTGAGGACGAAACAACGCGCCATCAAGCGTATGTTGGCGGAAGTCGCCAAGTATGATGCTTTTGAATATATCGGCGTCGGTCATATCGACGCTCCGGAAGAAGGGCAGGCTTTGCTGGAAGAAGTCAAACTGCTGTTTCCGGGTGTGCCGCTTAAAACGGCGGATGTTGGAGCGGTGGTAGGCGCCCACTTAGGACCAGGGCTGGTGGGGATCATATTTCAGGAACGGATGTAG